Within the Chloroflexota bacterium genome, the region GCTGTCAGGAATTGACAAAGGCAGTCGGTAGCGACATAATACCCTTAAATATTGATATGAAAAGGAGGTCGCCATGCCTGTATATATGATGTTGACTACCCTTACCGATGCGGGACGCAAGGCGCTTCAGGATGACCCCGAAATATTGCGGGGATTCAATAAAGAAGTGGAGTTTATGGGGGTCAAGATACTGGACCAGTACGCGCTTCTCGGCCAGTACGACTTCGTTAACATTGTGGAAGCGCCGAGCAATGAAGTCGTGGCCAAACTGGCCACCAGATTAAGCGCCCAGGGCCACTTTTCCACGCTTACCCTGGCCGCAATCACCCTTGACGCGCTTATTGATACTCTTAAGGAAAAAGACAGGCCCTGGCAGTAGCGAAGGCAGCGGGGGAAAACGCACATCTCAGCGCAGTTGCGAACTGAAGCCTGAAGCAATTCCAGTCGCGAAGCGCTATAATTTTACATAATGTTGCAGGTTAAGCCATGTCAGCATTACCATCTGAAGTGAAATCGAAAATCCTGACCATGCAGAGGGGTGAAATAACCGAGCATTTCATCTACCAGAAGCTGGCGAA harbors:
- a CDS encoding GYD domain-containing protein, which gives rise to MPVYMMLTTLTDAGRKALQDDPEILRGFNKEVEFMGVKILDQYALLGQYDFVNIVEAPSNEVVAKLATRLSAQGHFSTLTLAAITLDALIDTLKEKDRPWQ